One Micromonospora sp. FIMYZ51 genomic window carries:
- a CDS encoding Tat pathway signal protein, with protein sequence MMNPIDLGLLEGGNLEPDLGGLDWWEHAPVTDLLTVGRADLERREFGLSALYSLAALAVPLDQWQEIADRGRQARGGGIAVGHREIDAVRDMLAVFSKADERFGGGHARLAVVQYLTSDVAGFLQGRFSSDQDRRAMFSVAAEMTYLAGWKAFDSSLHGLAQRYYVQALRLANEADDRPLAGFTLRAMAHQAVDLGHGQEALRLATSSLEWSRGRATPAATALFTVLTARGHAATDDKARTSAAITAAEAHLANAEPDDEPIWIRTSGFTETSLASQAGQALRDLGDLPAAEAQFRRSIATRNSEAYRRIHSLTLANLADVQCAQGRLHEATENWNHAIDAMAGVRSGRAAVAVRNIRTRLGSFGSRLPVFAKQLDRRAAVFLNDAAGRRGGERT encoded by the coding sequence GTGATGAATCCGATCGATCTCGGCCTACTCGAAGGCGGTAATCTGGAGCCCGACCTTGGCGGCCTGGATTGGTGGGAGCATGCACCTGTCACCGATCTCCTGACAGTCGGGAGGGCCGACTTGGAGCGACGAGAGTTCGGGCTTAGCGCCCTGTACTCGTTGGCAGCGCTGGCCGTACCGCTTGACCAATGGCAGGAGATCGCGGACCGGGGGCGGCAGGCTCGGGGCGGGGGGATCGCCGTGGGCCATCGCGAGATCGACGCCGTACGGGACATGCTGGCGGTGTTCAGCAAGGCGGACGAGCGGTTCGGCGGTGGTCATGCTCGCCTCGCTGTTGTTCAGTACCTAACCTCCGACGTGGCGGGCTTTCTTCAGGGGCGCTTCTCCTCCGACCAGGACCGCAGGGCCATGTTCAGTGTCGCGGCCGAGATGACCTACCTTGCCGGCTGGAAAGCCTTCGATTCGTCGCTACACGGGCTGGCCCAGCGGTACTACGTCCAAGCGCTGCGTTTGGCGAACGAGGCGGACGACCGGCCGCTCGCCGGCTTCACGCTGCGGGCGATGGCACACCAGGCCGTTGACCTCGGCCATGGACAGGAAGCGCTGCGACTCGCAACCTCATCGCTCGAATGGTCGAGGGGCAGGGCGACCCCGGCGGCGACTGCGCTCTTCACCGTCCTGACTGCGCGGGGTCACGCAGCGACGGACGACAAGGCGCGTACCTCGGCGGCGATAACGGCGGCCGAGGCTCACCTCGCAAACGCCGAGCCCGACGACGAGCCGATCTGGATCCGGACCAGCGGGTTCACTGAGACCTCCCTGGCCAGCCAAGCCGGCCAGGCCCTTCGCGATCTCGGTGACCTGCCTGCGGCCGAAGCCCAATTCCGGCGGTCGATCGCCACCCGGAATTCTGAGGCGTATCGGCGCATCCACAGCCTGACCCTGGCCAACCTCGCTGATGTGCAATGCGCCCAAGGACGACTCCACGAGGCGACCGAGAACTGGAACCATGCCATCGATGCGATGGCGGGAGTCAGATCCGGCCGAGCGGCGGTCGCCGTGAGGAACATCCGAACCCGTCTCGGCAGCTTCGGCTCCCGCCTGCCTGTATTCGCGAAGCAGCTCGATCGGCGGGCTGCGGTCTTTCTGAATGACGCGGCAGGCCGGCGAGGTGGTGAACGAACCTGA
- a CDS encoding DUF2332 domain-containing protein: MQDLDGVAEAFRTARGFGSSALYSHLLAVVADDPGLLELAARTRAGQQPTFALFGAVHHLLLGGTTDPLAEYYPSVVGDRARAVDGETGPAFARFCAAYAAEIAALLATRLVQTNQVQRALVTRLGLALLRRAHPGPVCVVEVGCSAGLNLRADRYAFTVGGTTIGAPTAPVRIPVDVPDAHLLPALDGVPRIVDAVGVDLDPPDLTDAADRAWLRALVWPENAHQAALLRAAMAAVAADPPRVLRGNVIDIGADVAASLPPGVPRLVVHTATRIHVPVEQRPAFDAAIAGFAAGGPMLHLALEDDQRTAPSGRPGVGLTATDSTGSRTIAVADGHLAWLEPLPAMSELGLVRR, from the coding sequence GTGCAGGACCTCGACGGGGTGGCGGAGGCGTTTCGGACGGCGCGGGGATTCGGCAGCTCGGCGCTCTACAGTCATCTGCTTGCGGTGGTCGCGGACGATCCGGGGCTGCTCGAACTGGCGGCGCGTACCCGGGCAGGACAGCAGCCGACGTTCGCGCTCTTCGGTGCCGTCCATCATCTGCTGTTGGGCGGCACCACCGACCCGCTGGCCGAGTACTACCCCTCCGTCGTCGGTGACCGGGCCAGGGCGGTCGACGGGGAGACCGGCCCGGCCTTCGCCCGGTTCTGTGCGGCGTACGCTGCCGAGATCGCGGCGCTGCTCGCCACCCGGCTGGTGCAGACAAACCAGGTGCAGCGCGCCCTGGTGACGCGGCTCGGGTTGGCGCTGCTGCGCCGCGCGCACCCGGGGCCGGTCTGCGTGGTCGAGGTGGGGTGCAGCGCGGGCCTGAACCTGCGCGCCGACCGCTACGCCTTCACCGTGGGCGGCACGACAATCGGCGCGCCCACCGCGCCGGTGCGGATTCCGGTCGACGTGCCGGACGCCCACCTGTTGCCGGCGCTGGACGGGGTGCCGCGCATCGTCGACGCCGTCGGCGTGGATCTGGATCCGCCCGATCTCACCGATGCGGCCGACCGGGCGTGGCTGCGTGCGCTCGTCTGGCCGGAGAACGCGCACCAGGCAGCGTTGCTGCGGGCGGCGATGGCGGCGGTGGCCGCTGATCCGCCCCGGGTGCTGCGGGGCAACGTGATCGACATCGGTGCCGACGTCGCGGCGAGCCTGCCGCCGGGAGTGCCACGGCTGGTCGTGCACACCGCGACCCGGATCCACGTGCCGGTCGAGCAACGCCCGGCCTTCGACGCGGCCATCGCCGGCTTCGCGGCGGGCGGGCCGATGCTGCACCTCGCGCTGGAGGACGACCAGCGCACCGCACCCTCCGGACGGCCGGGCGTCGGGCTGACCGCGACCGATTCGACAGGCAGCCGGACCATCGCGGTCGCCGACGGTCACCTGGCCTGGCTGGAACCGCTGCCGGCGATGAGCGAGCTAGGGCTCGTCCGGCGATGA
- a CDS encoding TIGR02452 family protein, translating into MSSRLRAIAEDTVAIAERGAYRTTDGEVSIAAEVVRAVAGTRLYLPTDALAAPAPADTVPAVEVTNESTLSATSRLGGDLACLVFASARNPGGGFLNGAQAQEESVARSSALYPCLRAAEDFYTHHRSHPELTYSDRVIYSPAVPVFRDDSGSLLPAPYPVSFLTAAAPNRSAIVRNQPQHLPDLPAVLARRAARILQVAAAHGHRRLVLGAWGCGVFGNEPGTVAAAFATALRDMPWFDEVVFAVLDRQSGTPTYAAFADALR; encoded by the coding sequence GTGAGTAGCCGATTGCGCGCCATCGCCGAGGACACGGTCGCCATCGCCGAGCGTGGCGCCTACCGTACGACCGACGGCGAGGTTTCCATCGCCGCCGAGGTCGTGCGGGCGGTGGCCGGTACCCGGTTGTACCTGCCGACGGACGCCCTGGCGGCGCCCGCGCCGGCCGACACCGTGCCGGCGGTCGAGGTGACCAACGAGTCGACCCTCTCGGCGACCAGCCGGCTCGGCGGCGACCTCGCCTGCCTCGTCTTCGCCTCGGCGCGCAACCCCGGTGGCGGCTTCCTCAATGGTGCCCAGGCCCAGGAGGAGAGCGTGGCCCGCTCGTCGGCGCTCTACCCCTGCCTGCGGGCGGCCGAGGACTTCTACACCCATCACCGCAGCCACCCGGAGCTGACCTACAGCGACCGGGTGATCTACTCGCCGGCCGTGCCGGTCTTCCGCGACGACAGCGGAAGTTTGCTGCCGGCGCCGTATCCGGTGTCGTTCCTGACCGCCGCCGCGCCCAACCGGTCCGCGATCGTCCGCAACCAGCCGCAGCATCTTCCCGACCTGCCGGCGGTGCTGGCCCGCCGCGCCGCCCGGATCCTTCAGGTCGCCGCCGCCCACGGCCATCGTCGGCTCGTCCTGGGTGCCTGGGGCTGCGGGGTGTTCGGTAACGAGCCGGGCACGGTCGCCGCCGCGTTCGCCACCGCCCTGCGCGACATGCCCTGGTTCGACGAGGTGGTGTTCGCCGTCCTGGACCGCCAATCCGGCACCCCGACGTACGCCGCGTTCGCCGATGCGCTGCGCTGA
- a CDS encoding PadR family transcriptional regulator, producing the protein MSEPAFFILTALVDAPRHGYGIVAETTELSQGRVRLKIGSLYGALDRLVGDGLVEVDREEAWQGRLRRYYRLTERGRHALDAEARRLAANAHLASARLANSGRPVTGESS; encoded by the coding sequence ATGAGCGAACCCGCGTTCTTCATCCTCACCGCACTTGTCGACGCCCCCCGGCACGGGTACGGCATCGTCGCGGAGACGACCGAACTCTCCCAGGGCCGGGTACGGCTGAAGATCGGCTCCCTCTACGGGGCCCTGGACCGGCTCGTCGGTGACGGCCTGGTCGAAGTGGACCGTGAGGAGGCATGGCAGGGGCGGTTACGTCGGTACTACCGGCTGACCGAGCGTGGTCGCCATGCGCTCGATGCGGAGGCCCGCCGGCTGGCCGCCAACGCGCACCTCGCCTCGGCCCGACTGGCCAACTCTGGCAGACCGGTCACGGGAGAGTCGTCGTGA
- a CDS encoding helix-turn-helix domain-containing protein yields the protein MNRPHRRDHNAVPLGRRVAELRARRGMSQQAFADRLGKSKSWVDKVERGVRRLDRYSVIREIAVVLRLDPEILLGPRHPPPPTTAGLDGVDAVRAALASYHHRSERTGTADQARRQVAHAWLSYQHARYPQLLNALPALLDATHGTRSLLVATYRITAAVLVKLGEPHLAWLAADRAVTNAAGGPTLIGTASIAVSAALRALGQHRLALTAALAVADAVDDDAVRGSLFVQAGLAAAGTGDRRNTHDLLDHAADLADRRPSHPDPQHTGFGRSAVQLARCLAALHLGDLGDAIHRHEHAIRQHGWRHLPPEHRAAHLIEAARAYLDTGDVGKAGQKLVEADGVAPAEVRCRPTARTLLAEITQRGPVPADVARLGTVLHDRPL from the coding sequence ATGAACCGCCCCCACCGGCGCGATCACAACGCGGTTCCACTCGGGCGGCGGGTGGCCGAGCTACGCGCCCGCCGGGGCATGAGCCAACAAGCCTTCGCCGACCGACTCGGCAAGTCGAAGAGCTGGGTCGACAAGGTCGAACGCGGCGTACGCAGGCTCGACCGCTACTCGGTGATCAGGGAGATCGCCGTCGTGCTGCGCCTCGACCCGGAGATCCTGCTCGGCCCCCGCCATCCTCCACCGCCCACGACGGCTGGCCTCGACGGGGTCGACGCCGTCCGCGCTGCGCTGGCCAGCTACCACCACCGATCGGAGCGAACCGGCACGGCGGACCAGGCCCGCCGGCAGGTGGCGCACGCCTGGCTGAGCTACCAGCACGCTCGCTACCCGCAACTCCTGAACGCCCTGCCCGCCCTGCTCGACGCCACCCACGGCACCCGAAGTCTGCTCGTGGCCACCTATCGGATCACCGCCGCCGTGCTTGTCAAACTCGGCGAACCCCACCTCGCCTGGCTCGCCGCCGACCGCGCCGTGACGAACGCTGCCGGCGGCCCAACCCTCATCGGCACCGCCAGCATCGCCGTCAGCGCAGCACTCCGCGCCCTCGGGCAACACCGCCTCGCCCTCACCGCCGCCCTCGCGGTGGCGGACGCCGTAGACGACGACGCCGTACGCGGCAGTCTTTTCGTCCAGGCCGGACTCGCCGCCGCCGGCACCGGCGACCGCCGCAACACCCATGACCTGCTCGATCACGCCGCAGATCTCGCAGACCGGCGTCCCAGTCATCCGGATCCGCAGCACACCGGTTTCGGCCGCAGCGCCGTCCAGTTGGCCCGCTGCCTCGCCGCACTTCACCTCGGCGACCTCGGCGACGCCATCCATCGGCATGAACACGCCATCCGCCAGCACGGCTGGCGACACCTACCACCCGAACATCGAGCCGCCCACCTCATCGAGGCTGCCCGTGCCTACCTTGATACCGGCGACGTCGGCAAGGCGGGACAGAAGCTGGTCGAGGCAGACGGCGTTGCTCCCGCCGAAGTCCGCTGCCGTCCCACCGCCCGTACGCTTCTCGCCGAAATCACCCAACGCGGACCGGTACCAGCCGACGTCGCCCGACTCGGCACTGTCCTCCACGACCGGCCCTTATAA